The following coding sequences are from one Arthrobacter crystallopoietes window:
- a CDS encoding class I SAM-dependent methyltransferase, with the protein MPKIWDSVLLLPKLARLASRVPKNPHHAWENYWAGITRTGKDGEVLWDAAAESERLSYLAPIKEHFDPALPVVDVGCGNGTYTRWLATLFPQVLGVDVSASAVRRAQAEAEAEGIRDVEFAAMDAVGDGAGNLLRERLGGSANVFLRGVLHVLKPEEQARLAANLHTVVGEQGRVFLAETNFQGNRFEYVGHLGATRHGIPHPLRRAIEGLPMPGHFGQPELTGVFPDSEWQLLADGPAVIEAVPMKQGSVTEQIPGYFAVLQAN; encoded by the coding sequence ATGCCAAAGATCTGGGACTCGGTACTGCTGCTCCCCAAGCTCGCCCGCTTGGCTTCCCGCGTACCCAAAAATCCGCATCATGCGTGGGAAAATTACTGGGCCGGCATCACCCGCACGGGCAAGGACGGCGAGGTCTTGTGGGACGCCGCCGCCGAGTCCGAGCGCCTGAGCTATCTCGCGCCCATCAAGGAACACTTTGATCCGGCGCTGCCGGTGGTCGACGTGGGCTGCGGCAACGGAACCTACACGCGGTGGCTGGCCACCTTGTTCCCACAGGTGCTGGGGGTGGACGTTTCCGCCAGCGCAGTCCGCCGTGCCCAGGCAGAGGCCGAAGCGGAAGGCATCCGCGATGTGGAGTTCGCGGCGATGGACGCGGTGGGCGACGGCGCCGGGAACCTGCTGCGCGAACGGCTTGGTGGCTCCGCGAATGTGTTCCTCCGCGGCGTGCTGCATGTGCTTAAGCCGGAGGAACAAGCACGGCTGGCGGCAAACCTGCACACTGTGGTGGGGGAGCAGGGCCGCGTGTTCCTCGCCGAGACCAACTTCCAGGGCAACCGCTTCGAGTACGTGGGGCATCTGGGCGCCACCAGACACGGCATTCCGCATCCGCTGCGGCGCGCCATCGAGGGCCTGCCCATGCCCGGACATTTCGGCCAGCCGGAACTGACCGGGGTCTTTCCGGACTCGGAGTGGCAGCTGCTGGCTGACGGCCCGGCGGTCATCGAGGCGGTGCCGATGAAACAGGGCTCGGTGACGGAGCAGATTCCCGGCTACTTCGCCGTCCTGCAGGCCAACTGA